One Porphyromonas pogonae genomic region harbors:
- a CDS encoding DUF4876 domain-containing protein, translated as MKKSILQLMILCMGILWGTSSCSHDNAPNIPQKGIVINIEKDGDLKNVELQNVQVKLVNVNNEAQSYTFTPKVENNAFRLDVSEGIYNITVQATAHLPGADKAVSVYSYLRNVEVQSGEKQVTAKFEISKVSDFVLSELFVVGSKAPDGKDYRQSKYFVIYNNSDRVLYADSLVLCETEFMSSMRRQDLSPTIFDSDVPVGVVYKIPGSGKEYPIKPGEQIVIADIAKNHSAIQSNYPDLSKADFEWYDDNKLDEDIPTVKNLIKIYSYSKSVWTPHNLGSRSYVLAKLKVSQEDFLKNYKYSYTYNVNSAGTVKQMKGDGYKIPNNWVVDAVNHSIKNNYFWDIMSKTLDRGYTYINETDKDRNRDKAVIRKIAETKGGRKIYQDTNNSTEDFEIKKPSMVK; from the coding sequence ATGAAAAAATCAATTTTACAGTTAATGATCTTATGTATGGGTATTTTATGGGGTACAAGTTCTTGTAGCCATGATAATGCACCCAACATACCGCAAAAAGGCATTGTGATTAACATCGAAAAAGATGGAGATCTCAAAAATGTAGAGTTGCAGAATGTTCAGGTCAAGCTTGTCAATGTCAACAATGAGGCTCAAAGCTACACCTTCACGCCTAAGGTGGAGAATAATGCTTTCAGGCTGGATGTTTCGGAAGGGATCTATAACATCACAGTGCAAGCCACTGCCCATCTTCCAGGAGCTGATAAAGCTGTATCAGTGTATAGCTATTTGAGAAATGTGGAAGTGCAGTCAGGCGAAAAGCAAGTGACAGCCAAATTTGAAATTAGTAAAGTATCGGATTTTGTTCTTTCCGAGCTTTTTGTTGTAGGAAGCAAGGCCCCTGATGGCAAAGACTACCGTCAGAGTAAATACTTTGTGATTTACAATAATTCTGATCGTGTATTATATGCTGATAGTTTGGTCTTGTGCGAAACGGAATTCATGTCATCGATGAGGCGCCAAGACTTATCCCCTACGATATTTGATAGTGATGTCCCTGTGGGTGTTGTCTATAAAATACCCGGCAGTGGTAAGGAGTATCCTATCAAGCCCGGCGAGCAAATTGTAATAGCCGATATTGCCAAGAATCACAGTGCTATACAATCCAATTATCCTGATCTCAGTAAAGCTGACTTTGAATGGTATGATGATAATAAGTTGGATGAAGACATCCCTACGGTAAAGAATTTGATCAAAATATATTCTTACTCTAAGTCAGTATGGACTCCTCACAACTTGGGTTCAAGGAGCTATGTCCTGGCCAAATTGAAAGTTTCTCAAGAAGATTTCTTGAAGAATTACAAATACAGCTATACTTATAATGTCAATTCGGCCGGAACCGTCAAACAGATGAAAGGAGACGGCTACAAAATACCTAATAATTGGGTAGTAGACGCTGTGAACCATTCTATCAAAAACAATTACTTCTGGGACATCATGTCCAAAACATTGGATAGAGGATACACCTATATCAATGAGACCGATAAGGATCGTAATAGAGACAAGGCCGTAATCAGAAAAATTGCGGAGACGAAAGGCGGGCGTAAAATCTATCAAGACACCAATAACAGCACCGAAGATTTCGAAATCAAAAAGCCTTCTATGGTTAAATAG
- a CDS encoding DUF4857 domain-containing protein — translation MKNSIKIIYLLFVALLASWLIPSAVRFITYSYDRFPMIHYSSIAKRFMMTVNEGKGKTQYKDVNGNKYTEKSYYALQPMLFYRQLIMDGNLPDSVDGVSISPEFIGKHTFTFRYKPEEKNAAGIALYPMYESESGKVNLSDPTDMFRLRNTFAFIESADNKINKPKSALFDQALKQKGFSYPAQWAVGIPYAKKPFDDGYFSLDSQGKLFQIKLARGNAVVNDTRASQRIKVKYMMPISVKDHTLLGFVVSEDNALYALFNKNFGLRKVLEHFDVDKDKLSIFANPLYWTLWVDNQNGRTAYALDARSFTLVDHYQLHPKTKVWEQIHSWIFPFRLTFKNPNSGFIAPRLIDFSAKSLLLNLFLVIVFLCVHRRRCDSRYLTFTSVLIAIFGVFGFIAALCNTDRNLKSIDYI, via the coding sequence ATGAAAAATAGTATCAAAATCATATATCTCCTCTTTGTGGCCTTATTGGCATCTTGGCTTATACCGAGTGCTGTACGCTTTATTACTTATTCCTATGATAGGTTTCCCATGATTCATTACAGCTCCATTGCCAAGCGGTTTATGATGACTGTAAATGAGGGAAAAGGTAAGACGCAATACAAGGATGTCAATGGTAATAAATACACCGAAAAAAGTTATTACGCTTTACAGCCTATGCTCTTTTACCGTCAACTTATTATGGATGGCAACCTCCCAGATAGTGTGGATGGTGTGTCTATTTCGCCGGAATTTATCGGTAAGCACACATTTACTTTCCGTTACAAGCCTGAGGAGAAGAATGCAGCAGGCATAGCACTCTATCCTATGTATGAATCGGAGTCAGGCAAGGTCAATCTTTCTGATCCTACCGATATGTTTCGCTTGCGTAATACTTTCGCTTTTATCGAGAGTGCCGATAATAAAATCAACAAACCTAAAAGTGCTCTTTTTGATCAGGCCCTGAAACAAAAAGGCTTTTCTTATCCTGCTCAGTGGGCAGTAGGTATTCCTTATGCCAAAAAGCCTTTTGATGATGGTTATTTCAGCTTGGATTCACAGGGCAAACTTTTTCAGATTAAACTAGCCCGAGGCAATGCAGTTGTGAATGATACGCGTGCCTCGCAGCGTATCAAAGTAAAGTATATGATGCCGATTTCCGTCAAAGATCATACATTGCTGGGTTTTGTAGTGAGTGAAGACAATGCTCTCTATGCCTTATTCAACAAAAACTTTGGCTTAAGAAAAGTGCTTGAGCATTTCGATGTGGATAAAGATAAACTCAGCATTTTTGCCAATCCGCTTTACTGGACACTATGGGTTGATAATCAAAACGGACGTACAGCCTATGCCCTTGATGCCAGAAGTTTTACCTTGGTCGATCATTATCAGCTCCATCCTAAAACTAAGGTTTGGGAGCAAATCCATAGCTGGATTTTTCCTTTCAGACTGACCTTCAAAAACCCTAATTCCGGCTTTATTGCTCCTCGACTTATTGATTTCAGTGCCAAGAGCCTTTTATTAAATCTGTTTTTGGTGATTGTTTTCCTCTGTGTCCATCGTCGTAGATGTGACTCAAGATACCTTACATTCACGTCCGTATTGATAGCAATATTCGGAGTCTTCGGCTTTATTGCCGCTTTGTGCAATACCGATAGGAATCTCAAGTCCATTGACTATATCTGA
- a CDS encoding DUF6850 family outer membrane beta-barrel protein, producing the protein MIKNIRRAIVASCLLGCLCSHIAWAQKGRCCGKCDKAMPYRIFSLQTRSLESSYTLPSDKIYLKPLSYYKGEVEIYGLKSRDYIDSYAVGKSRHDFSINLEAHHKLSNKSYTWGRASYSNEMRKSVMWNNSSDYDLIYPYIIVDSVGGNMKTETYSFLGGYATHIGKFTLGAEADYRAAVASRHTDPRPLNIISDLKARISLRRSITSRYGLSVGLEGGKYKQHSSIKLFGDKSRIRVHHYTGLGLVHSRYKADDANVYLSGYSWATKVAFTPGDTDGWMSCFSFGKEHITKSLDENGNLQPFELLRTTVKASVGRSFRRGALRHYYMVEGIYAKTTGKENLYGLPSTDKYPLIGSQEPYVHKQSLLSGLAACEYVTNQGMWEGTLKVAWEDQDEQYSAPFRQLGGDWLHVTVHPRYSLFAGKWTHRIGIKGMYRHTLTSNIILRNKEYSMSTNSIPELRYDRWQGSVLGITLEGTSFVQLKGGRLFLSPHYTFTRYAAVHSHTHEGGVTLGYVF; encoded by the coding sequence ATGATAAAAAACATCAGGAGAGCTATAGTCGCTAGTTGTTTGTTGGGATGCTTATGCTCCCATATTGCATGGGCGCAAAAAGGGCGTTGCTGTGGTAAATGTGATAAGGCTATGCCTTACCGTATATTTTCTCTACAGACTCGTTCCTTGGAAAGCTCTTATACATTGCCTTCCGATAAGATTTACCTCAAACCTCTCTCTTATTATAAGGGAGAGGTGGAGATTTACGGGCTCAAAAGTCGTGATTACATTGATTCCTATGCTGTAGGCAAAAGTAGACATGACTTCAGCATCAACTTAGAGGCTCATCACAAGTTGTCAAATAAAAGTTACACATGGGGTAGGGCATCTTATTCCAATGAAATGAGGAAGTCGGTGATGTGGAATAATAGCTCGGACTATGACCTCATATATCCTTATATCATAGTTGACTCTGTAGGCGGGAATATGAAGACAGAAACATATAGCTTTCTCGGAGGCTATGCCACTCACATAGGTAAATTCACTTTAGGAGCTGAGGCAGATTACAGAGCTGCCGTGGCTTCGAGGCATACCGACCCTCGCCCGCTCAATATAATTTCCGATCTCAAAGCGCGCATTTCTTTGAGACGAAGCATAACATCCCGCTATGGCTTATCCGTGGGATTGGAAGGGGGCAAATACAAACAACATAGTAGCATAAAGCTTTTTGGTGACAAGTCTCGTATCAGAGTTCATCATTATACAGGTTTGGGCTTAGTACATTCGCGATACAAAGCTGATGATGCCAATGTGTATCTATCAGGCTATTCATGGGCTACTAAGGTGGCTTTTACCCCAGGGGATACAGACGGTTGGATGTCTTGTTTCTCATTTGGAAAGGAACATATTACCAAAAGTTTGGATGAGAATGGCAATCTCCAGCCGTTTGAGCTATTACGTACTACAGTGAAAGCATCCGTGGGGAGAAGCTTTCGACGTGGAGCTCTTCGGCATTATTATATGGTAGAGGGTATATATGCCAAGACCACGGGGAAGGAAAACTTGTATGGCTTGCCCTCAACAGACAAATACCCTTTGATCGGTTCGCAAGAGCCATACGTGCACAAGCAAAGTCTGTTGTCAGGCTTAGCAGCTTGCGAATACGTTACAAATCAAGGAATGTGGGAGGGTACTCTCAAAGTAGCATGGGAAGATCAGGACGAACAGTATTCAGCTCCATTTCGTCAGTTGGGAGGCGATTGGTTGCATGTTACGGTTCATCCTCGATATTCTCTTTTTGCCGGTAAGTGGACACACCGCATAGGTATCAAAGGAATGTACAGGCATACCCTCACATCCAATATTATCCTGCGGAACAAAGAGTATAGCATGTCTACCAATTCCATCCCGGAGCTTCGATACGACAGGTGGCAAGGAAGTGTTTTGGGGATTACTTTGGAGGGAACTTCCTTTGTACAACTCAAGGGCGGCAGGCTTTTCCTCTCACCTCATTATACATTCACTCGCTATGCTGCCGTGCATTCTCATACTCATGAAGGGGGCGTTACGCTGGGGTATGTATTTTAA
- a CDS encoding aminotransferase class V-fold PLP-dependent enzyme: MFDINTIRDQFPILNTRVYNKPLIYLDSAATTQKPLRVLAKIEESYRTANANVHRGVHYLSQEATERHENARKVVARFINAPDPAELLFTRGTTESINLVAFSFGEVFVHDGDEVVISTMEHHSNIVPWQMMCERKGASLKVIKINDRGELDLEHFKSLLNEKTRIVAVTHVSNVLGTINPVKEIIAEAHRHNIPVLIDGAQGIAHASVDVQDLDADFYAFSAHKIYGPTGIGALYGKRSLLDAMPPYQGGGEMISKVTFEHTTYNELPYKFEAGTPDFVGSTAFAEALQFVNEIGLDVIIKHEHDLLTYATDQLLEIPEAKVIGTAPGKAGVLSFAIGDKHPYDIGMLLDRMGVAIRTGHHCAEPLIEHFGYHALARASLGVYNTPEEVDIFISSLKRAVNML; encoded by the coding sequence ATGTTTGATATAAATACAATCAGGGATCAATTCCCTATACTTAATACCCGGGTTTATAATAAACCCTTGATATATTTGGATAGTGCCGCTACTACCCAGAAGCCTTTACGTGTACTTGCCAAGATAGAAGAGTCGTATCGTACAGCCAATGCCAATGTACACCGCGGAGTGCATTATTTGAGTCAGGAAGCAACAGAAAGGCATGAAAATGCCCGCAAGGTTGTGGCTCGTTTTATCAATGCACCTGATCCTGCGGAATTACTTTTTACCCGAGGTACTACGGAGTCGATCAATCTGGTCGCATTCTCTTTTGGCGAGGTCTTTGTACATGATGGTGACGAAGTAGTTATAAGCACTATGGAGCATCACTCCAATATTGTACCTTGGCAGATGATGTGCGAGCGCAAGGGAGCTTCGCTCAAAGTAATAAAAATCAATGATCGGGGAGAGCTGGATTTGGAACACTTCAAATCCTTGCTCAATGAGAAAACCCGCATCGTGGCGGTAACCCATGTTAGTAACGTGTTGGGTACTATCAATCCCGTCAAGGAAATCATAGCCGAGGCTCATCGACACAATATCCCCGTACTCATCGACGGAGCTCAGGGTATAGCTCATGCTTCTGTCGATGTACAGGATCTGGATGCCGATTTTTATGCTTTCAGCGCACACAAAATCTATGGCCCCACAGGCATAGGAGCTTTGTATGGCAAAAGGTCTCTTTTAGACGCTATGCCGCCTTATCAAGGAGGTGGCGAGATGATTTCCAAAGTAACCTTTGAGCATACGACTTACAACGAACTTCCGTATAAGTTCGAAGCCGGTACTCCCGATTTTGTAGGCTCTACGGCTTTTGCCGAAGCTCTTCAATTTGTGAATGAGATCGGCTTGGATGTTATTATCAAGCATGAGCATGACTTGCTTACATACGCTACAGATCAGCTGTTGGAGATCCCTGAAGCTAAGGTTATAGGTACCGCACCCGGTAAGGCCGGTGTATTGTCATTTGCTATCGGAGACAAACATCCTTATGATATAGGTATGTTGCTCGATCGTATGGGGGTAGCTATCCGTACGGGGCATCACTGTGCCGAGCCTTTGATAGAGCATTTTGGCTACCATGCATTAGCGAGAGCTTCTTTGGGAGTTTATAATACCCCGGAAGAAGTAGATATATTCATCTCTTCGTTGAAGAGAGCCGTAAACATGCTTTAG
- the zapA gene encoding cell division protein ZapA, translating to MLKPESENNIQRINLVIDSNHLTMLIPRDEEPLFRRAGSFISGRLEGYRHKYPNESTIPANGYLMMTAVDAAYHYHRLKAEKNQEALHRKVEELNESIEDFLLRYHR from the coding sequence ATGTTGAAGCCCGAAAGCGAAAATAATATTCAGCGTATCAACTTGGTGATAGATTCCAATCACTTGACCATGTTGATTCCCAGAGACGAAGAGCCTTTGTTCAGAAGAGCAGGCTCGTTTATCTCGGGTAGGCTCGAAGGCTATCGCCATAAATATCCCAATGAGTCGACTATCCCTGCAAACGGATATCTGATGATGACAGCCGTGGATGCTGCTTATCATTATCACAGACTCAAGGCCGAAAAGAATCAGGAAGCTCTGCACCGTAAGGTGGAGGAACTCAATGAATCTATTGAGGATTTTCTGCTTCGTTATCATCGTTAA
- a CDS encoding ABC transporter ATP-binding protein — MDKVIQCHNITHYYGTKLVYEDLSFEVERGKVLGLLGKNGTGKTTIINILNGFLKPRSGECYLLGENIKTLNPHTKASIGLLLEQHVQYSFFNIQQIERFYRDFYPQWNAEAYYDLMSKLKVQPNQPISKMSCGQRSQVALGLLFAQDPELLILDDFSMGLDPGYRRLFVEYLRDWAHAGNKTIFLTSHIIQDMEFLIDDCMIMDYGKLMLHRPTREILEGFHRYRVLLHPEVKILESKDFKSTENRGDEWSFYSFLSEQEVLVELSRMGITPLQQMTVERLSLEDAFIGLTGKY, encoded by the coding sequence ATGGACAAAGTTATACAGTGTCATAATATTACACATTATTATGGGACCAAATTGGTTTACGAGGATCTTTCTTTCGAGGTAGAGCGAGGCAAAGTACTTGGATTACTGGGAAAGAACGGTACAGGTAAGACTACCATAATCAACATCCTCAATGGTTTTCTCAAACCCCGCAGCGGAGAGTGTTATCTTTTGGGTGAAAACATCAAGACATTGAACCCTCATACCAAAGCAAGTATAGGGCTTTTGTTGGAGCAACATGTACAGTACTCGTTTTTTAATATTCAACAGATCGAGCGCTTTTACAGAGATTTCTATCCCCAGTGGAACGCAGAGGCTTACTATGATCTGATGAGCAAACTCAAGGTACAGCCCAATCAACCTATCAGTAAAATGTCGTGTGGGCAACGCTCCCAGGTTGCCTTGGGGTTACTTTTTGCTCAGGATCCTGAGCTTTTGATTCTGGATGACTTCTCTATGGGGCTTGACCCGGGCTATCGCAGGTTGTTTGTGGAATATTTGAGAGACTGGGCTCATGCCGGTAATAAGACTATTTTTCTGACCTCTCATATCATCCAAGATATGGAGTTCCTTATCGATGATTGTATGATTATGGACTATGGTAAACTCATGCTTCACAGACCTACCCGAGAGATTCTCGAGGGGTTTCACCGTTACAGAGTTTTGTTGCATCCTGAAGTCAAGATTTTAGAAAGTAAAGACTTCAAGTCTACTGAAAATAGAGGTGATGAGTGGTCCTTTTACTCATTCTTGTCCGAGCAAGAAGTGCTCGTAGAGCTCTCTCGTATGGGTATCACTCCCTTACAGCAAATGACAGTAGAGAGACTAAGCCTCGAAGATGCTTTTATTGGTCTTACAGGAAAATACTAA
- the rny gene encoding ribonuclease Y translates to MGIGSILLIAFAFVLGAAAMWFLNERILKQKRETILEDAKRESEVLKQKKLLEVKEKFLQLKGELEQQVSQRSNKLKQVESKLKNREHSLNQRQDELSKRNAEIDAIKENLTAQLGIIDKKKVELEDLRVKELEHLESLSGLSAEEAKDRLVDSLKSEAKDQAEAYVSEILEEAKMTANKEAKRIVIQSIQRVATETAIENSVTVFHIESDEIKGRIIGREGRNIRALEAATGIEIIVDDTPEAIVLSGFDPVRREVARLALHQLVQDGRIHPARIEEVVAKVKKQVEEEVIETGKRTVIDLGIHGMHPELIRMIGKMKYRSSYGQNLLQHSRETANLCAIMASELGLNPKKAKRAGLLHDIGKVPDDEPELPHALLGMKLCEKFKEKPDICNAVGAHHDEIEMTSLIAPIVQVCDAISGARPGARREIVEAYIKRLNDLEQLALSYPGVVKTYAIQAGRELRVIVGADNTDDASIATLSGELAKRIQDEMTYPGQVKITVIRETRSISYAK, encoded by the coding sequence ATGGGAATAGGATCAATATTGCTTATTGCCTTTGCTTTTGTTTTGGGAGCGGCTGCCATGTGGTTTTTGAATGAGCGTATCCTCAAGCAGAAAAGAGAGACAATACTAGAAGACGCAAAAAGAGAATCGGAAGTCCTGAAGCAAAAAAAGCTTTTGGAAGTAAAAGAAAAGTTCCTCCAGCTCAAGGGTGAGCTCGAACAACAAGTTTCTCAGCGTAGCAACAAACTCAAACAAGTAGAATCAAAGCTCAAAAACCGTGAGCATTCTTTGAACCAAAGACAGGACGAACTCTCCAAAAGAAATGCAGAGATAGACGCCATCAAAGAAAACCTTACAGCCCAGTTGGGTATCATCGATAAGAAAAAAGTAGAGCTTGAAGACCTCAGAGTCAAAGAGCTTGAGCATCTCGAATCTCTCAGCGGACTATCTGCCGAGGAAGCCAAAGATCGGTTGGTAGACAGCTTGAAGAGCGAGGCCAAAGACCAAGCAGAGGCTTATGTGTCTGAGATACTCGAGGAGGCTAAGATGACAGCCAACAAAGAGGCTAAGCGCATCGTGATACAATCTATACAGCGTGTAGCTACAGAGACCGCCATAGAAAACTCAGTGACTGTATTCCATATCGAAAGCGATGAGATCAAAGGACGTATCATCGGTCGCGAAGGTCGTAACATACGTGCTCTCGAAGCTGCTACCGGTATAGAGATCATCGTAGATGATACCCCCGAAGCTATAGTGCTCAGCGGGTTCGATCCCGTGCGTCGCGAAGTGGCACGTTTGGCTCTGCATCAGTTGGTGCAGGATGGACGTATACACCCCGCCCGTATTGAGGAAGTAGTAGCAAAGGTGAAAAAACAAGTAGAAGAAGAGGTGATAGAAACCGGTAAGCGCACGGTGATAGACTTAGGTATTCACGGCATGCACCCGGAACTCATCAGGATGATAGGTAAGATGAAGTATCGTTCTTCTTACGGCCAAAACTTACTACAGCACTCTCGTGAAACAGCCAATCTGTGCGCCATCATGGCGTCTGAGTTAGGACTCAATCCCAAGAAAGCCAAGAGGGCAGGTCTGCTACACGATATCGGTAAGGTGCCCGATGACGAACCCGAATTGCCACACGCACTTTTGGGAATGAAGCTTTGTGAGAAGTTCAAGGAGAAACCTGATATATGCAATGCTGTAGGAGCTCACCATGATGAGATAGAGATGACTTCTCTCATTGCTCCCATAGTACAGGTGTGCGACGCTATCAGCGGAGCTCGTCCCGGAGCTCGCCGTGAGATCGTAGAGGCTTACATCAAGCGCCTCAACGATTTGGAACAGCTTGCACTCTCATATCCCGGAGTAGTCAAGACGTATGCTATACAGGCTGGTCGTGAGCTGCGTGTAATAGTGGGTGCCGATAACACAGACGATGCCTCTATCGCTACCTTGTCAGGTGAACTGGCAAAACGTATTCAGGACGAAATGACTTATCCCGGACAAGTAAAAATAACAGTGATACGTGAAACTCGATCAATAAGTTATGCCAAATAA
- a CDS encoding ribonuclease HII codes for MLESFFLDDGLVECGCDEAGRGCLAGPVFAAAVILPPTFYHPLLNDSKLLTERKRYLLRPVIEQTALAWAVGICSPEEIDEINILHASFKAMHKAIDSLTIKPDRLLIDGNRFDPYPSIMHTCVIKGDGKYASIAAASILAKTYRDDYMRGRAEDYPAYDWCTNKGYPTKAHRAAIEIFGLTPLHRKTFKM; via the coding sequence ATGCTTGAAAGCTTTTTTCTTGACGACGGACTTGTCGAGTGTGGTTGTGACGAGGCCGGCAGGGGTTGCTTGGCAGGCCCTGTATTTGCTGCCGCCGTTATTTTGCCACCCACTTTTTACCACCCATTACTCAATGACTCCAAGCTACTCACCGAACGCAAACGTTATTTGCTTCGCCCTGTGATCGAGCAGACCGCACTGGCATGGGCGGTGGGTATTTGCAGTCCTGAAGAAATAGATGAGATCAATATCTTGCATGCATCTTTCAAAGCTATGCACAAAGCTATTGACTCCTTGACCATCAAGCCTGATAGGCTGCTTATCGATGGTAACAGATTTGATCCGTACCCGAGTATAATGCATACATGCGTTATCAAGGGCGACGGTAAGTATGCTTCTATAGCAGCGGCTTCCATTCTGGCCAAAACCTATAGAGACGATTATATGAGAGGCAGGGCAGAGGATTATCCGGCCTATGATTGGTGCACAAACAAAGGGTACCCTACAAAGGCTCATCGTGCCGCAATAGAAATATTCGGATTAACTCCTTTGCACAGAAAAACATTCAAAATGTAG